Below is a window of Rattus norvegicus strain BN/NHsdMcwi chromosome 5, GRCr8, whole genome shotgun sequence DNA.
AGATAATTACTTTTAGCCTCTAGCTTCTATTCATTGGTCTCAGTGTTTTTTCCCCACAATATAAAATATAGTCCAAGTTTAATGATCCAAATTATCTCtaaaattccaaaatctcttaactgtgagctcctataaaattaaaaacatttatttttacatcaaatattttttctttttgtacttcCCATGTCATTAATTTGGTATTTGTCCATAATAATAGTGTTCACTTCTCTAAATGTAACCAGTAGCTTTTGTAGGAAAGTATTTTTTCATTAGATAAGATGTATGTTGTCATTTGTCAGGGGAGCTCTGGGTCTGGTGAGAGGGATTTCAAAGAAATgtgatggttttctttttaatatcagCAGTTGTCTGTGAGTACCTTAGTAGTATAGACTGTAGCAGCTCATGAAAGTGTTTGTACATCAAATATTCTTAACTTATACAGTAGCATGCAATATTTTTACTCCAAAATGGATGAACAGGTTATAGCAATGAAGTAATCAcaccaaagcaaaaccaaaatccaGCTGAAATAATATGAAATCTTGCAGCTCCAATGTATTTGGGACTCATAATGTAATATTTGATTACAAAGGGCTTCATCTGCCACTTGTACCACATTCAATTTCTCCCTTAGACTTTCTGCTCCACAACTGAAGCTAGTCTTGGTGGACATCTCGTAGTTCTGGAATTCCCAATGTCATGAGGTCACTATTgtaattgagacttcatctttgCAGCTTAATTCAATGACCTCTTAGAGTCCCTCTGCAGGAACTCTGATCCTGCCACACTGTAGTAAGCCTCATTGACTTTCCATGACCCCCTCCAATCTTGCATTTTTTATGCCTTCAAATCCAGTACCATAGGGATAACATTTAGGACAACTTAAGATGTATCCCAGTTCTCTTGGATCACAGTATCATATATCAGGTTCTGTGTGTAAACCCCAAGGAAACACTTTCCTAGACATTTGCTTTAAAGGATAGGGAACCCATTCCTTTGAATGAATTAGGATGCCCACAAGATGGTACCTTCAATGGGTGAGGTCTTGCTCACAGGTTGTCCTTTCTATTGCTCCAGTGTAACACTTTTCATATTCCAGCTGGTCTCAGATATTCACAAGAGAGTCTTGATTTGAGAGCATGCCTCCTGACCGATGAGAGtcttctctcaaattaaagatttGAGTTCAGGCAAAGCTTGGTGCTTCTTGGAGTTCACTCTTTCCTTCCATTCCCCTTCTTCCCCATTCTCTGACTCTCTTTCCTACAAAATGCTTATGAAATTTTCCTATAATCCATGCTAAGGATAAATGGGTCTACAGAGTTTCTCTCAAAGATTTtcaggacagaaagagaaaatgtgaaTTGGGAGTTAACCGGTGATTTTGACTTCATCTGTCAGGAGTGGGGCCCCTACAATGCTTTATCATCACAGATATAGATTCATTCATCAGTGATCATGTGACAGGTTGGTGGCATCAATTTGGCACAGGGCTATAATATAATATCTCTAGGAAATCCCATGATGTTTATTCTCTAATGACTGTGATAGAGTTCTGCTAGATGCATCACTGAACATTGCCattgaaggaagaaaacagacatgGTGAGAACCTACGCACACAGGAGGCTCTCAACTGTGTCTCATGTCTCACCCTTATGGCCTTATGAAATGAGGTACTCAGCAAGGCCCTTTGCTGATGTCAGAGGTCATCCTTGGCTTGTCCTACTTATGATGTTATTGTCacatatattttttctatttttttattttttataggttttgtttttgttttctgtttttccattctacttgttttctttttttcttttttctttttttcagagctggggactgaacccagggccttgcgcttgctaggtaagcgctctaccactgagctaaatccccaaccccattctgcTTGTTTTCAAtctgcttgtttacttgtttCTTTAGGGTTTCTCATTTACCATACTAAAGCATTTAATTATTTAACTACTGACTTCAATTTTGAGATCTCTTTATGCCCTTTATGAAACTGACTGTAGAACTCATAGCCTTATGAGAACAAGGAAAAGATAAAGCTTTCTTATCAAATAGCATAATGCATCCATGAAATCCATCTTCTAAATGGCACCAAGTCACAGGAACCCCCTGGTCTTCCAATCGTTTCTTGTAGAGTATAGAGTCATCACGGAGGACATCATATTCATTGCTCACCAGGAGGGTTTCAGGAAGCTGAGCAATGGTCTTGTCATCTGCCAGTAGAGGTGACACTTCTAAATTGAAAATATGATTAATTTCTAAATAAGCGGCCTCATTAAAAGGCCCAGGAGACTCAGGTTGTGGGCCTTGGCTCTTGAATCTTTGGGGGATGTTGTCAGAGCTGAGCCATTTCTTATACTTTTTCCAGTTGTCTGGAGGTATAAAAGTACCTTTCAACATGTCATCCATCCAGGACAGGTCAATGGCCAAATACTTACATACACAAGTCACCAAAAATTTCCTAGATAGAAATGGGGCATTTGGATACTGCTGGTAAGATGGCAACTGGAAATTGATCCCCTGAATGACTGGATTAATCAGGACTTGAGCCCGAAACTTCGGAAGATCTTTTCTGTCCAATAATGCCTGGGCAATAATAGCTGCAGCCCCAGCTCCAATGCTTTCTCCACTAATCACCACCTGTTCAGGGTCTATCCCATAAGTTTTCAGTTCTTTCAAGAAGTGGATGGTGGCATTCAGGCAATCCTGGTAAACAATAGGGTGATGATGGTCAGGAAGCTTACGGTACCTAaggaggaaaacaacaacaacaaaacaagaaaaacatagTATACTAGTACAGACAGGATGTTTAATGAAGGTTATTCAAATAGTGATCTCTATGCCAAGAGAAGACAGAGCCTGATTAAATTCTAAGAATGACCCAAGCAAATCTAGATGATATCCTGATTAGTTTTAATCTAATAGAGTCTATagttatctgagaggagagaTTCAAATGAATAATTTCCTAGTTCAAATAAGCCTGTGGGCATATCTGTGCGTGGGATGGTTACCTCGATTATTAATTGGTGCAGGAGGGTCAATACCACCATAgacagcaccattccctaggcatgtGGCCCTTAGCTATTATTCATGAGCTTATAAGGCAGCAAGCAAGAAACATCCTCCCTGGTTCCTGTCATATTTGGTTGTGAAGTGAGTTCCTTGGTTAGAGATAATGTTTTGTGTATTAGTAAGCAGGTCTGTCTTCAAATTCCTCAACATTCCTTAATAGTTGACTGTGACTCAGAGTTATAAACTGAAATGAACTTTTCCTCTACTGCTTTTGGTCAGGAGattttatcacatcaacagaaggaaaaaacatAGATGAAGAGTTGCTCTATTGTTTTATACATGACTTTGAAGAACCTATCCAAAGTCAGAGTGGCAGAGATTCTGCATTCAAATCTATATGGAATAAAGAGCTCTATAGAAGATAGTGCCAAGTTGAAAGCTAATTACACTGAAATTGGGAAAGCAAACAATGACAGGGATGAGGCAAAGGCTTGTCTTACTACCTGTCAGTCAAGGTTGGAAGGAAAAGATTTAAGATAGAATGAAGTTGGTTCCCCTGGACATAACAGGGAAGAGGTGAGATAATAAGAGGACAGTGCAGAACAGCAGGAAAGGAAGAGTGAGTGAATGCCTGCTTGTGTTTCAGTCTTTCTCATATAGTCTTTCCAGGCACTACTCAGGGAAGTTCTTTGGCATCTCAGAATCTCTTCTTTGGCTAGTCAAAATCAGCCACTGCCTCACAATACTCAACCCTACAGGCTGGATCTTTGTAGTTCCCCACAAAATATCACTATGGTTAGTCAAGAAGTCTGTTGCATGCATCTAATTtgcaaaaagaaaacagttcaaTGGTGTACAGAGGCCAAGGGAGGTGTGTATATTTCTATGCTCTGCATGCAAGAGATCTTTAGAGTCTGCAAGACCTTTCGAGATTTGGTTTACAAGAATGAAAGCTCACATACCATAACATTCATGTAAGAGGAGGTCCCTGGAGATTCTAAAGGTGATGCCTTTCTCCTGCCATCACAGAGAACCATACATGCTGTATATGATGGCTAATCATGATTATCCATTTGATAACATCTGAACTCACAAAAATCCAAGCAACATGTGTGAGTTCAAGCATGATTTTGATTGGATCAGTTGAGTTTGGAAGACCCACAttaaatctgggccacatcttGTAGCAGGCATCCCACATAAAAGGACACAGGACAAGTGACTTTTGCATTTTACCTACTTTCCCTCAGTCTTGTTGACAAGCATATTGACCCTATTCCTAAGGTATTCCTTAGTGGTATTAGAACCTATATTGGAATTCAAACATAGAGTTGAAGACCAGGAGCTCTCTAGTAATCCTTTGACACTTGAGCACCAGATTGGGGCTGTGGGGATATCCAATCTTACAGACAGAACAACTATTGAATGCTCCATAGAGCTGGATCATAGCTTGCAAGGTACTCTAATAAATCTCCTTTTTCAATATgtattctataagttctgttgcTCTAGAAAATCTTGAATAATAGATATAGTATCTTTCTCCAGTCACAACATCTCACTATCTACCCAGCCTGAGGGATGTCTAGGTGTGAGAGAGCCACTGTGGAGGCAATCTAACAGGTGAGCTTTGACTTTCCCATTGCTTTCATTCTAGACTTTACTATGTTCTATTTACTCATGTTTGCTTAGGACAAGAGATGGGGCTGTAGTAAGCAGCCCCTTCTGTCCTCCATTCACTTAAAAGAACTCTTTGTTTCCAGAAGATTAGAGTTGTATCTTAAATCACTCTCCACCTTGCTCCCTGTGTTTGGCATTTGGATCAGTGAGTTTTTAATGGTACACTCTTACTCAAATAATAACTCTGACTTTGATCTAGGCCATCTTTCACTACTCCATCATCCTCCTCGTGCCAATAGCAGTGGGCTTCATGTGGTGCTTTGGATGAGGACTACTTCTCATAGGCtcagatatttaaatatttgatttctagttggtggcactgtttagcAAGGTTGTGAATCATTTGTGAGAtggagccttgctggaagaaTGATGTCACTAGTAGTGAAACTTGCGTGTATATAGCCTTGTCCCATTTCCTATTcactctttgttttctgtttatgaTTGAGGGTATGTGCTCTCTACTTGCTACTTCTACTGCCGTTTCTGATGCTAGCTGCTATGCCTCCTAGTCATGATGGACTCATCCTCGTAAAACCATGAACTGAAATAAAATAGGTTTTCCTTAAGTTtcctttggttgtggtgttttataaTACCAATGGAAAAGTAAGTAAGATACCCTGATTCTGGATCCATCGTTTATTTTCTTCTGGCATCAATTTAATGGGTCTCTAAGTATTCTGttgattttcattattttaaattacaatAAAGAAGGTATTGGGTTTGGTATAAGTTgttgaaaagttttatttatttttattcattttaccaCAGTTCATCCATGTACCTGATGAAGCTAATGTCTATTATAGGTTACTTACCCCACTGATAGTAGTACTGAATCTGTCTCTGAGGCCAGGTAACTGCATAAGTTGTGGTAACAATCTGTAAGGCAAGAACAGGTCACATGCATCTCATGAGGAGGATCTAGAACTTCTACCACAATCCTAGGACAGAAGCTTCTGCTATGGGTAAGAAGGTGACATCCTCTCTGTGTTCTGATTCTTGTCACCTCTGAAGTAACTCTGGCCAGATCTACTTGGTAAAGCCAGTCATCATTCTCAATGTCAAAGGGACTTATTGGCTCACCTTTTGTGTTATTGTACTTTATAGTAAGGAAACAGAGGTCTGGGAAGCTTGGGGGGTCtgaaatggat
It encodes the following:
- the Aadacl4fm2 gene encoding arylacetamide deacetylase-like 4 family member 1 translates to MILVIILFTTAIFLVLGVSVWVLIKEIFTVRVPPPIRQRVKFHILHYFFQLTIALGNVLEKMKLCSMPRFFCFLQDLLVSKNNFGVLVKNLHFGTIPVRLFQPKTTSSGPRRGIIFYHGGGCMFGGLDCYHNLCSYLASETDSVLLSVGYRKLPDHHHPIVYQDCLNATIHFLKELKTYGIDPEQVVISGESIGAGAAAIIAQALLDRKDLPKFRAQVLINPVIQGINFQLPSYQQYPNAPFLSRKFLVTCVCKYLAIDLSWMDDMLKGTFIPPDNWKKYKKWLSSDNIPQRFKSQGPQPESPGPFNEAAYLEINHIFNLEVSPLLADDKTIAQLPETLLVSNEYDVLRDDSILYKKRLEDQGVPVTWCHLEDGFHGCIMLFDKKALSFPCSHKAMSSTVSFIKGIKRSQN